ATAGCCTCCCGTACCTCTATTGCATTGCCGATTGTAAGGCCAAGCGGTTCAACCATATCTGTGAGTACAGCTCGCATGCGGCGACCAGCGTGTTCACCTATGTCCATCATAGTCCTCGCGAGGGTAGTGGCCTCTGAGATGGTTTTCACAAAAGTGCCGCTACCAACCTTTACGTCTAAAATTATGCTTTTAGCGCCACCTGCAAGTTTCTTGCTCATAATGCTACTAGCTATTAGAGGGTGAGATTGAACGGTTGCGGTTACGTCGCGAAGGGCGTACATAAGGCCATCAGCTGGCGCCAAATTCTTTGACTGCCCAGAAATTACGATGCCAACTGAACGAGCTTGATGCAAAAAAGCTTCTTCTGAGAGGCTGCTATTGAAACCAGGAATGCTCTCTAACTTATCGATGGTGCCACCGGTATGTCCTAAACCTCTACCACTCATCTTTGCTACGGTAGCCCCACAAGAGGCAAGTAGTGGTGCTAGCACTAGAGTTGTCTTATCGCCAACCCCACCAGTTGAGTGCTTATCTACTGAGTGAGCAAATTCGTCGAGATTAAGAGATTCACCAGACTCTGCCATTGCCTCAGTCAGGGCCGTTGTTTCAGACGTAGTCATACCTCGCCAGCAGACTGCCATTAACCAAGCTGATACTTGATAATCAGGTACAGATCCGCCTACGTAATCAAATATGAAGTTAAAAATCTCTTCTCGAGAATGCGCTTGCCCTTCTCGCTTAGCCATGATCAAGTCGGAGGTTCGCATAGGTGTATTTTACTTATGGGGCCTAAAAGGGTGCGCCCTTGTGGCAGTCATAGGTGTTGGCGAGCCTCGTATTCCTCATCCCAATCCAACGTTTCTGTAGACCGCTCGAGGGTTCGTTCATGTCCTTTGCCGCTGAGGATAACGGTGTCTCCGGGTTGGGCTTCGGTTATAGCTGCTGCGATAGCTTTTCGTCGATCAGGTTCGAGTTGGAAATCTGTTCCAGCAATAGCACCAATTGACCTAGCGCCATGAGCTAAATCAGCTAGGATTACTTCGATTGCTTCGCTGCGGCTGTCTTCCTCCGTGAAAAAGACTAAGTCAGCTTTGCTAGCGGCGACTTGGCCTAGCGGAAAGCGTTTGGTAGGGTCGCGTTGTCCCGCTGCTCCAACAACCAAGATGAGCCGTCCTTTAGTTAACGGTCGGAACGTGTCAAGGAGCTTTTCCACGGAAGGCGGGGTATGAGCAAAATCAACTATCACCTGAAAGGGTTTCGTTTGGAGAAGTTGCATACGCCCTGGGACGCCACCGAATGTTTCCAGGCGCTGAAGAGCCACCTGGAAAGGTATGCCTGTTTCAACTGCAGTAGCAATGGCTGCAGCAGCGTTTGCAACATTGTGAACCCCCAATATTGGTAAATGGGTTGAGCCCTTTCCAGATGGTCCTGCTAATTCAAATGAAACACCAGTTGTCTTCGGGATGACATTCTGAATCCGCCAATTGCTCTCTGGATGCAAGCCGTAACTCTGGGAGTTTTTTGAGTTTTTAGCGAACACTTCATAGCTATCATCGTCACGATTTAAAATCATTAGCTTTGCCTTACGCGCCAACTCGAGTTTAGCTTCACGATAGGCACTGAACGTTCCGTGGAAATCGAGGTGTTCTGGACTGAGGTTGGTCCATACTCCGATATCGAAATTGATCTCTGATAGGCGTTTTTGTGCGAACCCGTGAGAGCTTGATTCGACTACAGCATATTTACATCCGTCGTCACGAAACTTAGCGAGAATGCGCTGCACCTCAGGGGATTCGGGTGTAGTGAAATGACCTTCCTCTTTAAGTGCATCATTACGACTGCATATAAGGGCTGTACTGATCAGGCCAACTGTTTCAGTAGATGAAAGTAAGTGATGGATTAGATAGGCTGTTGTTGTTTTGCCATCGGTACCGGTAACACCTAGAATGTTTAGGCTTCTTGACGGGTGACCGTATAGCGCCGCTGCGAGTTGCGCTGTTGCTGCCTGAGCATCATTTACTTGCAAATACGGTAGGCCTTCAAGATGAGATAGGCCTGGTCTTTCCCCCATTATGGCTATTGCCCCAGCTGCAGCAGCTGTGTTGGCAAAGAGATGGCCATCCGTTTCTATTCCAGTGCGAGCAACAAAAACGAAAGCTTTCTTTACCAGCCTGCTGTCCTGCGCAACTCCCAAAACATCAATGTCTGGAAGGTCGGCTTCATAGCCGAATGCGTTTTTGACTAGAGTTCCTAGTTTCAAGATGATTCCCATCCTACGTAGCCCTGATGCTTAACCGTGTTTTCGGGGTGAGGAATCACGTTAACTCCGATCGGGTATTCCATAACTAGCAGTAAGCAATCTTTCTTGGGCACTAAGTATACCTTTGGACTTGGTTTTAGGTACGTATGATCCCACTGTGCAGAAGGCACAAAAAGGGTCTTCGCTAAGGTGAGTTTTCGAAAGAGTTGCTAGGGCTGTGCTACAATTCCGTGAATACATGGAAGATGTTCCCAGTCGATCTAGACTCTATTGGAAAGTTTTATTCTTCCTGGTAGTTATACCTCCCTTACTTTTTGTTATGGCTCAGATGCCCGAAGGAACGCGGGGCGTGAGTCTTGGACAAATAGTATTGCTTATCGGATTACTTCTGTTGTCCGGGTTAATGTCTGGTTCTGAAACAGCGCTTACAGCTATTGGGGAGTGGAAGGTTCGTCAGCTCCGAGAGGATGGTGAGGATCCCTCTGGCGCGTTCGCCCTACTTGAGAAGGATCCAACACGTTTTATCACCACCCTGTTGATAGGGAATAATCTAGTAAACGTCGCAGCTACGGCACTCGTTACTCAGATTGTGTTGTCGCTTTCTAGAACTTATGGTTTCAGTGAACCCGTGGCGGTTGGTTATGCCACGGTTGCGATGACTTTGCTTATCCTGGTTTTTGGGGAGATTACTCCCAAATCGATAGCGGTTCATAATGCCGTGAGGTTTTCTAGGCTTGTGATAAGACCGGTCTACGTTTTATCAATTGCCCTTTATCCGGTTGGCCTATTCTTCACTTGGATAGCTACTCGAGTGCTGAGATTATTCCGCCTTGAGCCATCAACAGGTCCTTTGATTTCTCAGAGTGAACTACGATTGATGCTCCGAAGTGCTCAGGAATCAGGTGTCATTGAAGCTCAGGAACAAGAGATGATCGGGTCTATAATCGATCTTGAAGAGACGGTTGTCCGTGAGGTGATGACTCCGCGGGTTGACGTGGTGGCTATAGATGAGGATGCTAGGCTTGACGAGTTACTCAGTTTGACGACTGAAAATGGTTACAGCCGTGTGCCAGCTTATAACGAGACAATAGATGATATTCGGGGCATAGCCTATGCTCGTGATTTACTACCGTTTTTAGGTAATCCGGAAGATCTAGTTAAGACTCGCGTCAATGATGTAATGAGTCAACCCCAATATGTTCCGGAGACTTTAAGCGTGATGAATCTTCTTAGAGATATGAGATTGAGAAAGAATCACTTAGCAATAGTGGTCGATGAATTCGGTGGTACCTCCGGCCTGGTTACACTTGAGGACATTATTGAGGAAATTACAGGGGAGATTTACGACGAGACTGATACTGAGGAAGAAGACGATATTACGCTGTTTGGGGAAGGAAAATATAAGATCCAGGGAGCTGCCAACCTCGAGCAAGTAGCTGAGGAGCTCGGTTTGGAGTTTGCTGATGACGGCGAGTACGATACGCTCGCCGGCTTCCTAATAAGTGAGTTCGGATATATTCCCGATACGGGTGAATCCTTGCATTACGAAGGGTTCAGGTTCGTGGTCCAAGAGGCTGATGAGCGGCGCATCATAAGGATTGCGGCATCGAAAGATCAAGTGCAACCTGTTCCTGTGAGACGTGACAACGCTGCTTCTGAGTGAGTTAGTCAAAGCCCAGAGATTGTTAGTTTTTTGAAATATATCTCTAGTTCTAAATTCAATTCTAGGTAGTTAACTAGCCAGAGTTTAAGATGGTCGGGACACCTTAGGCTGGCCTCTCACAGTAACGGTTTATTTTGTGACGACATATATGTCCGCTTAACTCGGGCTGATATTGACGTCAATAGTTCGTATGAGATGGTACCAATTGACGCGGCTAACTGCACCAGGTCAGGACCTTCAGGACCAAATAACTCTACTCGGTCTCCTACGGCAATTCCGGAATCGCCCGCATCAACCATCATCTGGTCCATGCACACTCTCCCTGCAACCTTCAAGCATCTGTTACTGAACTGCACGTGTCCCAAGTTAGATAACCCCCTAGGGTACCCATCAGCGTACCCACAACGTACTGTCGCGATAACGGTATCCGTGGTTGCCGTCCATAAACCCCCATAAGAAATTGGGGTGCCGGCCTGTACTGCTTTGACGAAAGTTATCGGTGCACTTAGGCTCATGATTGGTTTTAATTTAGGTTCGTACTTGGCGATGGTTGGGCTAGAGTGATATCCGTATAGAGCGATGCCAGGACGCACCATATTGAAGTGGCTATTACGGTAAGAGATGATAGCTGCCGAGTTGGCCGCATGTACAAGCGGTGGCCTTAACCCCTCTTTTTCAAGAGCGTCGAGCACATTGTTAAAGAGATCAAGCTGTTGATGCGTATGCTCAACAGCCCCCTCATCGGCGCGAGCCAAATGCGTCCAGACTCCTTCTAGCTCGATAGAGGGAGTCCTAGCTATTTCAAGAGCGAGTTGTATGGAGTTTTGCCAATCAAGTCCGAGACGTCCCATTCCGGTATCAACTTTAAGATGAACTTGGGCAGTTCTAGTTGCTCCTGATGCCGCAATAGCAGTTACGCTTTCAGAGTTAGCCACAGTTAGGGTAATGTTGCAGTCAATTAATTCTGACAGTTGTTCGAAAACGGGGCTGAAGATTAGGATGTTGGCAGTGATCCCTGAGTGTCGGAGTGCCAGAGCCTCCGCTGCTGTGGCAACCCCGAAAGCTTCCACCCCACAACTTTCAAGATGAGTCGCGATTTCGCAAGCGCCATGCCCATAGGCGTTACCCTTCACGGCGGCCATTATTTTCGTATCAGCAGCAAGATAATCGCGAAGTACTCTTAGATTATTTCCAAGACTAAGAAGATCGATAGCAGCGTGTGGCATACGGGTAGCATACCTGTGTCAGGACCAAAAGTAGGTGTTAGTGGGTCTGGGTGGGGCGGCTTTTAATAGATATTTATAGCCGAAACTTTTAGTTTTGGGGACCTTCTTTGTTACCCCTATTATTGATTGCTAGTAACAATGAAACTACTAATGCAATGCCAATCATTACTTGGATTACTCGGAACACGTCGTGAAGGCCAGCTACCTGGATTGAGGCTGAGGCTTCGGTAACATTAAAGTGTATTTCACTATTAGCTCGAGCATTGCCTCGAGCCACCCAAACGGTACCTAGGACGGCAATGCCAGTGCTCGACCCGAGTGTCCTGGTCATTGCCAATAAACCTCCTGCCAAACCAGATTGATGCCGGGGTACTGATCCCATTATGGCACTGCTGTTAGGGGTTTGGTAAAAGCCCATGCCAAGGCCGATAGGGAGAAAGCGGAGTAAATAACCTACTGCAGTAGTATTTTCAGAAAGGGTGTTGACAGAAAAATAACCGAATAATAAGATTGTCAGCCCAATTAGAGAAATAGGGAGTTCACCAAACTTATCAGATGCAAGGCCAGCTATAGGTGTCACGATGACTAGGAAGATCGGAATTACAGACATGAGGAGTCCCACATTCCTCGGGTTGTGGCCAAGAACGTTTTCTAAATAGAAAGGCATCATCAGGACAGCAGCAGAGATAGCAATAAAGGTGAGGAAAGCTACGCCAAGATTAATGCCTAAAACGGGTTTCCGAAATAGCCTGAGGTCCACTATGGGTTCCTTTGTGAACAATTCAATGATCAAGAAAGCCGCCATCGCTAAGCTACCCG
This genomic window from Trueperaceae bacterium contains:
- a CDS encoding thymidine phosphorylase, whose product is MRTSDLIMAKREGQAHSREEIFNFIFDYVGGSVPDYQVSAWLMAVCWRGMTTSETTALTEAMAESGESLNLDEFAHSVDKHSTGGVGDKTTLVLAPLLASCGATVAKMSGRGLGHTGGTIDKLESIPGFNSSLSEEAFLHQARSVGIVISGQSKNLAPADGLMYALRDVTATVQSHPLIASSIMSKKLAGGAKSIILDVKVGSGTFVKTISEATTLARTMMDIGEHAGRRMRAVLTDMVEPLGLTIGNAIEVREAIECLQGKGSSQLRNLCLSLATELLATSGLSINENLIAKTLDSGVAYEQFERWILAQGGNPDTATNLELAPDQLLIRAPITGIITELDAFSLGRAIETLGGGRSAKTDEIDFGVGAQLHAKVGDPVIMGEPVVTLYHRGGRGLEAAAEHTQSAIKIKDSGEPRETVLKVIRS
- a CDS encoding UDP-N-acetylmuramoyl-L-alanyl-D-glutamate--2,6-diaminopimelate ligase, whose amino-acid sequence is MKLGTLVKNAFGYEADLPDIDVLGVAQDSRLVKKAFVFVARTGIETDGHLFANTAAAAGAIAIMGERPGLSHLEGLPYLQVNDAQAATAQLAAALYGHPSRSLNILGVTGTDGKTTTAYLIHHLLSSTETVGLISTALICSRNDALKEEGHFTTPESPEVQRILAKFRDDGCKYAVVESSSHGFAQKRLSEINFDIGVWTNLSPEHLDFHGTFSAYREAKLELARKAKLMILNRDDDSYEVFAKNSKNSQSYGLHPESNWRIQNVIPKTTGVSFELAGPSGKGSTHLPILGVHNVANAAAAIATAVETGIPFQVALQRLETFGGVPGRMQLLQTKPFQVIVDFAHTPPSVEKLLDTFRPLTKGRLILVVGAAGQRDPTKRFPLGQVAASKADLVFFTEEDSRSEAIEVILADLAHGARSIGAIAGTDFQLEPDRRKAIAAAITEAQPGDTVILSGKGHERTLERSTETLDWDEEYEARQHL
- a CDS encoding hemolysin, coding for MEDVPSRSRLYWKVLFFLVVIPPLLFVMAQMPEGTRGVSLGQIVLLIGLLLLSGLMSGSETALTAIGEWKVRQLREDGEDPSGAFALLEKDPTRFITTLLIGNNLVNVAATALVTQIVLSLSRTYGFSEPVAVGYATVAMTLLILVFGEITPKSIAVHNAVRFSRLVIRPVYVLSIALYPVGLFFTWIATRVLRLFRLEPSTGPLISQSELRLMLRSAQESGVIEAQEQEMIGSIIDLEETVVREVMTPRVDVVAIDEDARLDELLSLTTENGYSRVPAYNETIDDIRGIAYARDLLPFLGNPEDLVKTRVNDVMSQPQYVPETLSVMNLLRDMRLRKNHLAIVVDEFGGTSGLVTLEDIIEEITGEIYDETDTEEEDDITLFGEGKYKIQGAANLEQVAEELGLEFADDGEYDTLAGFLISEFGYIPDTGESLHYEGFRFVVQEADERRIIRIAASKDQVQPVPVRRDNAASE
- the alr gene encoding alanine racemase — its product is MPHAAIDLLSLGNNLRVLRDYLAADTKIMAAVKGNAYGHGACEIATHLESCGVEAFGVATAAEALALRHSGITANILIFSPVFEQLSELIDCNITLTVANSESVTAIAASGATRTAQVHLKVDTGMGRLGLDWQNSIQLALEIARTPSIELEGVWTHLARADEGAVEHTHQQLDLFNNVLDALEKEGLRPPLVHAANSAAIISYRNSHFNMVRPGIALYGYHSSPTIAKYEPKLKPIMSLSAPITFVKAVQAGTPISYGGLWTATTDTVIATVRCGYADGYPRGLSNLGHVQFSNRCLKVAGRVCMDQMMVDAGDSGIAVGDRVELFGPEGPDLVQLAASIGTISYELLTSISARVKRTYMSSQNKPLL
- a CDS encoding MFS transporter — translated: MIKDSIREYKWLALIASSLGALLSALMYGAVNVALPSLAKTFEVDFNLVQWVMLSFLLASVTVLPIMGRWADMVGKKKLFLLGYGVFIAGSLLCGLASNVGLLVVFRIIQGLGSASVTALGLGIITEAFPRHERGRALGFNAAIMSSGIVIGPSLGGLLVDVFTWRWVFFIVVPLGLLGLIFAQRFIAPDRPAGKQSFDFLGAVSLFGALLLWSLGLTLGQDFGFTSTFIVSLFVTGSLAMAAFLIIELFTKEPIVDLRLFRKPVLGINLGVAFLTFIAISAAVLMMPFYLENVLGHNPRNVGLLMSVIPIFLVIVTPIAGLASDKFGELPISLIGLTILLFGYFSVNTLSENTTAVGYLLRFLPIGLGMGFYQTPNSSAIMGSVPRHQSGLAGGLLAMTRTLGSSTGIAVLGTVWVARGNARANSEIHFNVTEASASIQVAGLHDVFRVIQVMIGIALVVSLLLAINNRGNKEGPQN